Proteins encoded in a region of the Tribolium castaneum strain GA2 chromosome 7, icTriCast1.1, whole genome shotgun sequence genome:
- the LOC656998 gene encoding putative gustatory receptor 28a, translated as MVVFLIGVSLSFNLFGDLLTLFIKEELDLVWREVCTFVVQVYPRLVVNTINLTFLTLLMILEGRFRVINDGIQALINDSRKVTRFPTELTFCNKIKHLVNLHKNLVKVAKDHNSLYSLHLLLWITVTFILLVGDSYIVMYVFFFHLSDVRYVMVVYLLKNVVLYGLELFILAKIVTDLCQEANSTKKLIVKIKIDIDKEDERNEVISSALKLSQNELEITACKFFSIDNALLFSICGASSSYLFIMIQLDLGNKKNETSTILMDVNNSTVNQSGFL; from the exons ATGGTGGTGTTCCTGATTGGTGTCTCGTTGAGTTTCAATTTGTTCGGTGATCTTCTCacactttttataaaagaagAACTGGACTTGGTTTGGAGGGAAGTTTGCACTTTTGTGGTACAAGTCTACCCTCGACTGGTTGTAAATACCATCAATTTAACGTTTTTGACTCTTTTGATGATTCTGGAAGGTCGCTTTAGAGTCATTAATGACGGAATCCAAGCCCTCATTAATGACTCTCGCAAAGTGACACGGTTTCCAACCGAATTgaccttttgcaacaaaatcaaacatctgGTCAACCTTCACAAAAACTTGGTCAAAGTCGCCAAAGATCACAATTCGCTTTATTCCTTGCATCTGTTACTTTGGATTACTGTGACTTTTATTCTTCTTGTCGGTGACTCCTATATTGTCatgtatgtattttttttccactTATCAGATGTTCGCTATGTTATGGTTGTGTACTTGTTGAAAAATGTGGTCCTGTATGGTTTAGAATTGTTTATTTTGGCGAAAATTGTGACCGACTTGTGTCAAGAA GCGAAtagtaccaaaaaattaattgtgaaaattaaaatcgacATCGACAAGGAGGATGAAAGGAATGAG gTCATTTCAAGTGCTTTGAAACTGAGTCAGAATGAGTTGGAAATAACAGCTTGCAAGTTTTTCAGTATTGATAACGCTCTACTATTTTCA ATTTGTGGTGCTTCATCGTCTTACCTATTCATAATGATTCAATTGGACCTTGGGAAtaagaaaaatgaaaccaGCACAATTTTG ATGGATGTGAATAACTCGACTGTTAATCAAAGTGGTTTCTTGTGA